ACGATCTCGTCGAGACCGTAGCGCAGCAGGGTGCGCTGGATGCTGAGCAGCCGGAGCAGCAGTCGCAGGCGGCTCATCTCAGGCTCACTCCTCGGCTCGGCCGGCGCCCGCGGCTCATCCGTCACTCCGCCGCGGCGCGCTCGCGCGGGCACGCGTGCTCGGCGAGCCGCTCGATGCGCTCGGCCGCCCGCTCGACGTCGTCGCGCAGGCGCTCGACCTCGGCGAAGAGCCGGTCGGCCTCGTAGCGGGTCGGCAGCACGCGGCTCTCCTCCGTCAGGTACTCGGACGTATCGAGACGCAACGCCTCGGCGGCCTTCGCCGCCCACCCGCCCGCTCCGCGGACGGCCCGGCCGACCCGATACGCGACGACGTCCCCGACCCAGCCTGCGAGCTCCTCCTCGGGATCGGGCCACGCGAGCCGCAGCAGCGCCGCGAAGCGCTCGGCGACGGCGACGCGCCCGCTGACCTCGACGCCGGAGCCGTGGATCCGGCCCGCCATGCCCGGCCCGAGCAGGCGCAGCAGGTCGAGCGGCGTCCCGCGGACGGTCGCGCTCGCGGTGGTCCCGCCGCCGGCGCGCGTCAAGCGCAGCCGCCCGGGCTCGGCGGCGATCAGGACGTCGATGCCGAGGCCTTCGACACGCAGGCGCACGCTCCGGCCTTCGAGCTCGGCCAGCACGCTCGACGCGCTCGCCGATTCGCCGATGTGCCGATTGAGCCAGCTCTCGGCGCGCGCGAGGAGCGGCCCGGTCATCGCCCGGGCACGGCGGGTGCCGGGCGGCCGGTCGTGCTAGACCTTGAAGCCGACATGCAGCGCGACGATGCCCGCGGAGAGATTGTGATAGCGGCACCGCTCGAAGCCGCGGCGCTCCATCATGCGCTGCAACGCTTCTTGATCCGGGTGGCGCCTGATCGACTCGGCGAGGTAGCGGTAGCTCGCCGCGTCCCCGGCGAGCCATTGGCCGAGGCGCGGGAGCACCTGGAAGGAGTAGAGATCGTAAAGCGGCTCGAGAGGCCCGAGCCGCGGCTTCGAGAACTCGAGCACGAGCAGCCGGCCGCCCGGCTTCAGCACGCGATAAAGCTCGGCCAGCGCCGCCTCCTTGTCCGTGACGTTGCGCAGGCCGAAACCGATCGTGACGCAATGGAAGCGCCCGGCCGCGAACGGCAGGGCCTCCGCGTCGGCCTGCACGAACGAGGCGTTACGCCCCACGCCGGCATCGATGAGGCGATCGCGCCCGAGCTCGAGCATCGTGCGGTTGACGTCGGTGACGACGACGCGGCCCGTGGGGCCGACGCGGCGCGCGAGGCCGAGCGCGAGGTCGCCGCTGCCGGCGGCGACGTCGAGCGCGGACTGCCCGGGCCGGAGGCCCGTCCGCGCGATCGTGAACGCCTTCCACCAGCGGTGCAGCCCCGCCGACATCACGTCGTTCATCAGGTCGTAGCGCGGCGCGACGGAATCGAACACGGCGCGCACGCGTGCCTTCTTCGCGCTCTTCGGCACGCGCTCGTAGCCGAAGTCCGTGAACGGCTCCGGCGTGGGCTTCGGCTCGGCGCGCCTGTGGACGTCCGTGGTCATGTCGAATTGCGGGTCTTTCCGGCCTTGCTCAGCCGCTCGAGGTACCGGCGCCAATTGCGCTCGCGGTGACGGCCGAGCTCGTACAGTATAGGCCACGTGTACAGCCCGGTACTGTGCCCGTCGTCGAAGACGAGGCGCACGGCGTACGCGCCCACCGGCTCCACCCGCTCGATGCCGACGTTCTCCTTGCCGGTGACGAGCACGCCCTCGCCGGCCCCATGCCCCTTGACCTCGGCCGACGGCGAGTGCACGCGCAGGTACTCGGCGTCGAGCTCCGTCTCGAAGCCGTCGGAGAACACGACCGCCAGGCGCCGCGCGCGCTTTCGCAGCCTGATCTCGACGGGCCGCGGGGTTTCTGTCTCGCCCATCTCGCCGCTCACCTTCGGGGCGGATCCGCCCCCTGACCGAGAAGCGGATAATCGTAGCAACACCGCGCGGTCAAAGGATGTAGCGCGCCAGGTCCTCGTCCTTGACGAGCTCGCCCAGATGGGCGTCGACGTATGCGGCGTCGACGACGACCGTCTCCCCGGCACGGTCCGCCGCCTCGAACGAGATCGACTCGAGCAAGCGCTCGAGCACCGTGTGCAGCCGGCGCGCGCCGATGTTCTCGCTGCGCGTGTTCACCTCGTACGCCACCTCCGCGATGCGGCGGATACCGGTGTCGTCGAACCGGAGCTGAACCCGCTCCGTGCCGAGCAGGCTCGCGTACTGCTCCGTGAGCGACGCGCTCGGCTCCGTCAGGATCGCGACGAAGTCGTCGATGCCGAGCGCCGAAAGCTCGACGCGGATCGGAAACCGGCCCTGAAGCTCCGGGATCAAGTCCGACGGCTTCGCGACGCTGAAGGCGCCGGACGCAATGAACAGGATGTGGTCCGTGCGGACCATGCCGTAGCGGGTGCTGACCGTCGATCCCTCGACGAGCGGCAGCAGGTCGCGCTGCACGCCTTCGCGCGACACGTCGGCGCCGATCGATTCCGAGCGCCGCGCCACCTTGTCGATCTCGTCGATGAACACGATGCCGTTCTCCTCGACGGCCCGGAGCGCCTCGAGCTTGATCTCGTCCTCGTTCACGAGCTTCGCCGCTTCCTCGTCCTTCAGAAGCTTCAGCGCGTCCTTCACCTTGAGCTTGCGCCTGCGCCGCCGGCCGCTCGAGAGGCTCTTGAACATGCTCTGGAGCTGGCTCGTCATCTCCTCCATGCCGGGCGGCGCCATGATCTCCACGCCGACCGAAGGCGCCTGAACGTCCACCTCGACCTCGCGCTCGTCGAGGCTGCCTTCCCGCAGCATCTTGCGAAAGCGCTGGCGCGTCTCGCGCCCTTCGCTGTCCTGATGCGTGCCGGGCAGCAGAGCATCGAGCAGCCGGTCCTCGGCCGCGTCCTCGGCGCGGTGCGACACTCTCCGCATCGCGTCCTCGCGGATCATCTTCACGGCCATGTCGACGAGATCGCGCACGATCGAGTCGACGTCGCGCCCGACGTAGCCGACCTCCGTGAACTTCGTGGCCTCGACCTTGATGAACGGCGCGTTCGCGAGCTTCGCGAGCCGGCGCGCGATCTCCGTCTTGCCGACGCCGGTGGGCCCAATCATCAGGATGTTCTTCGGCGTGATCTCGCTGCGCAAAGGCTCGGCCACCTGCGCGCGGCGCCAGCGGTTGCGCAGCGCGATCGCGACGGCGCGCTTCGCCTCGTCCTGGCCGATGATGTGCTTGTCCAGCTCCTGGACGATCTCGCGTGGCGTCATCGACATCGGTGCGGCTCTCTACAATTCCTCGATCGTGATCTTGTGGTTCGTATAGATGCAGATGTCGGCCGCGATCTCCATCGCCTTCTCGACGATGCTGCGCGCGTCGAGGTCGGTGTTCTCGAGCAGCGCCTGTGCCGCCGCCTGCGCATAGGCGCCGCCCGAGCCGATCGCGATCAGATCGCGCTCGGGCTCGATCACGTCGCCGGTGCCGGAGATCAGCAGCGATTGCGTCGCGTCCGCGACGCAGAGCAAGGCTTCGAGCCGGCGCAGCATTCGATCCGTGCGCCAGTCCTTCGCGAGCTCGATCGCGGCCCGGGTCAGATTGCCGTACTGCTCGAGCTTCTTCTCGAAAAGCTCGAACAGCGTGAACGCGTCGGCCGTGCCGCCGGCGAAGCCGGCGAGCACGCGCCCGTCCCGCAGCCGGCGCACCTTGCGCGCGTTGCCTTTCATGATCTTGTCGCCCATCGTCACCTGGCCGTCGCCGCCGACGGCGACCTTGCCGCCGCGGCGCACGCACAGGATCGTGGTGCCGTGAAATTGCGTCATCGCTTGCTCGTCATGCGCTCTTGTTGCGAATCGGGCCGTGCACGGGCCCGAACGCCGATTCGGGCGGCGGGAGCCGCCCGGGCCGCGGCCCGAGGTTTCGCGGCGCGTCGGGGTCAGCGCCGCCGCGCGCGAGGGTGTGCTTTATCGTAAATGTGGGCCAGGTGCTGGAAATCAAGGTGCGTGTAGACCTGCGTCGTCGAGAGGCTCGAATGGCCGAGAAGCTCCTGGACCGCGCGCAGGTCGCCGCTCGACTCGAGCAAGTGGGACGCGAAGGAGTGCCGCAGCATGTGCGGGTGCACGCGCACCGGCGCGCCCGCGCGCCGCGCCCAAGCCTCGACCCGCGCTTGCACGGAGCGGGCCGCGAGCCGGTTGCCGCGCCGGCTGACGAACATCGCCCGCTCGCCGTTGCGGGCGAGGGCCGGCCGCGCCCGCAGCCACTCCTGGAGCACGGCCGCCGCGACCCGCCCGACCGGCAGGACGCGGTCCTTCCCGCCCTTGCCGGTGACGCGGACCGTCCGATCGCGGAGGTCGACGGCGTCGACGTCGAGGCTCACGAGCTCCGCGAGCCTCAGCCCGGACGAGTAGAAAAGCTCGAGCATCGCCGCGTCCCGGAGCGCGAGCGGGCCGGAGCCGGTCCGCTTCAGCAGGCTTGCGACCTGATCCGTATCGAGCGTCTTCGGCAGCCGGCGCGACGGCTTCGGCGCCTGCACGTGCACGGCCGGATTCTGCGCGACGACCCCGGCACGCAGCAGAAACCCGAAGAACGTGCGCACGGCCGACAGACGCCTGGCGATGCTTCGCGGGCTCGCGCCGCGGCGGTGGCACTCGGCGGCGAAGCGCCGAACGTGGTACGCATCGATCGACGCGAGGGAAGCGACGCGCTCCCGCGTGCAGAAGTCGAGGAGCGCATCGACGTCGCGCCGATAGGCAGCGACGGTATGGCGCGACAGCCGCCGCTCGGTCTCGAGCTCGCGCAGGAACGACGCGAGCGCGTCAGACGGCTGCACGCGACGCCTGCGGGGCCGCCAGCGCGGTCGCGATCAGCTCGCCGATCCGCACGAGGAAATCCATCCGCTGCCCCGGGTGGAAGTGCGACGGATCGCGGTTCGCGACGACGAGGAAGCCGACGCTCGCCTCAGGACCGAGCGGGAGCATCGCGGCCGAGCCGACGCTCTCCGCGTCGCGCTCGAAGAGCGCCGCTCTCTGCCGCTCGCGCATCGGGCCGCAACGCGGGCGCGCGGCCTGCAGGAAAGTCAGGAACGGCCGCAGCAGCGGGTCGTCGCGCCGCAGCTTCCAGACGAAGCCGTCGCGCACGGCCGGTGACTCCTCGGTGCCGAACAGCACTAGCGCCGCGCGCTCGGCGCCGAAATCCTCCCGCAGGCTGGTCTCGAGCTGCTCGAGCCGTTCATCCCAGCTTTCGGCCGCCATCAGGCGGATGGACAGCCGATGGATCTTCTCGATCAGCGAGTCGTTGACCTTCGCGACGGCGATCAGATCCTTCAGCTGCCGCTCGAGCTCGCCGTTGCGCTGACGGAGCATCGACACTTGACGCTCGACGAGCGAGACCGTGAAGCCGTTCGTCGGGTGAGGCAATCGCAGCCGCAGCAGAAGCGGCGTGTGGCGTTCGAAGAAGTCCGGGTGACTGCGCAGATAATCCGCGATGGCGCTCTCGGTGAACGTCTCGCTGAGCGCGGCCTCGTTCTTCTGTTGGCTCATAGTTCGATCTGACCCTCGTACACCGTGGTTGCCGGCCCGGTCTGCCACAGCGGCATACCGGGACCCGGCCAGCGGACGGTCAGCGAGCCTCCCGAGAGCCGCACCTCGACCTTCTCGGCCAGAGCCCCCCAGCGCCGCCCTACCGCCACCGCCGCCGCGGCCCCCGTGCCGCACGCCGGTGTTTCGCCCACGCCGCGCTCGTAGACGCGCAAACGAATCGAGTCGCGACGCACAATCTCCAAGAAACCGACGTTCACGCCCTTCGGAAAATTCCGATGCGCCGCGAGCTCGGCGCCCAGTATACCCACGTCGGCCTCGTCCACCGAATCCACGTGGATGACCGCATGCGGATTGCCGATCGAGACTGCACCGAGCTCGATCTCGCGATCGCCGACGCGCACACGGTATCGGTCGCGCTCGGCGTCCGCCGAGAACGGCAGCGACGCCGGATCGAAGCAGGGCACGCCGAGGTTCACGCTCACGAGGCCTGACGGCTCCACCTCGGCTTCGACGCGCCCGCCCGCGCTCTGCAGCACGAGCCTCCGGTGCGACACGTCGCCGGCGCGCGCGGCGACGAAGCGCGCTATGCAGCGGGCGCCGTTGCCGCATTGCTCGACCTCGCCGCCGTCGCTGTTGAAGACGCGGTACGCGGCGTCGCCTTCGGCCGACGGCGTCACGATCAGCAGCTGGTCGAAGCCGACGCCGAGCCGCCGGTCCGCGAGCGCCCGGACCGCGGCAGGCTCGGGCACGGGCGCGCCGGCCGGCCACTCCGCGACCATGAAGTCGTTTCCGAGACCGTGCATCTTCGCGAAGCGGATCCGCATGCTGGTCCGTGCCCTACTGGTAATGCGTGGAACGGAAGGTTAATGTCGCCGGGCGCGTCGCGCGCGGCTCGCGTTTCGATTCCAGGCGATCGCGCCGCACGCTCCGCGGCGCGCACATCGTCCTTCGTACGGTCGGCAGCCCGGCAAAGTATAGTGGAAACTCCGTGGCCCAAAGCGCAGCAGCCCTGCCGGGATCTGCGCGAGTTCCTCGCGCTGCTCGAGCGGCGAGGCGAGCTCAGGACGGTCGAGGCGCACGTCGATCCCGCGCTCGAGCTGACCGAGATCTGCCGCCGGACGCTGCTCGCGGGCGGTCCGGCGCTCCTGTTCAACGACGTCGGCCGCGGCGGCATTCGCGCGCTCGGCAATCTGTTCGGCACCGAGTCGAGGATCGCGGCCGCGCTCGGCGCCGACGGCCCGGAGATCTTCACCGAGCTCGGCAAAGTGTTGGCCGCGCTGAAAGCGCCGGAGCCGCCGCGAAGCGTCGGCGAGGCCTTCCGCAAGCTGCCGCTCGTGAAGGAGATCATGAAGATGGCGCCGCGGGTGCTTCGCTCGGGCGCGACGCAGGAGGTGCGGATCGAAGGCGCCGACGTCGACCTCGGCGCGTGGCCGGTGCAGACCTGCTGGCCGGACGACGCAGGCCCGCTGATCACGTGGGGTCTCACGACGACGCGGGGCCCCGACGACGAGCGGCAGAATCTAGGGGTCTACCGGCAGCAGGTCATCGGCGCGAACAAGGTCATCATGCGCTGGCTCGCGCACCGCGGCGGCGCGACCGACTTCGCGGCGTGGCAGGCAGCCCGGCCCGGCGAGCGCTTCCCGGTGGCCGTCAGCATCGGCGCTGATCCGGCCACGATCCTCGCGGCCGTCACACCGATCCCGGACACGCTCTCGGAGTACGCGTTCGCGGGCCTTCTCCGCGGGGAGCGCACCGAGCTCGTCGAGTGCATCGGGTCGCCGCTGCGCGTGCCGGCGCACGCGGAGATCACGCTCGAAGGCTACATCGAGCCCGGCGAGACGGCGCTCGAAGGGCCGTTCGGCGACCATACGGGCTACTACAACGAGGCCGAGACCTTCCCGGTGATGACCGTCGAGCGGATCACGCACCGGCGCGATCCGATCTACCACACGACGTACACCGGGCGCCCGCCGGACGAGCCGTCCGTCCTCGGCCTCGCGCTGAACGACGTGTTCGTTCCGATCCTGCAAACTCAGTTCCCCGAGATCGTCGACTTCTACCTGCCGAGCGAGGCGTGCTCGTACCGCGTCGCGGTGGTCGCGATCCGCAAGGAATACCCCGGGCACGCGCGCCGCGTGATGTTCGGGATCTGGTCCTACCTTCGCCAGTTCATGTACACGAAGTTCGTGATCGTCGTCGACGACGACATCGACGCGCGCGACTGGAAGGACGTGGTCTGGGCGATCGCGACCCGCGTCGACCCGGCGCGCGATACGGTCGTCGTCGAATCCACGCCGATCGACTATCTCGACTTCGCGTCGCCGGTCGCGGGCCTCGGCTCGAAGCTCGGCATCGACGCCACGAGCAAGTGGCCGGGCGAGATCTCGCGCGAGTGGGGCCGCCCGATCACGATGCGCCGCGATATCGTCGAGCGCGTCGACCGGCGCTGGGCCGAGCTCGGCATCGACTGAGCGCCGGGCGCTCGGCGCTTTTCGCCGAGTAGAAACGGTTCACGGCCTGGCGCGCCCTCCGAAGGCACACTCGGGCCATTCGACCGCCGCGGTCCGGCGCTCGACCGGAGGCGTTTTCGAAAGCGCCTTCGTGCACCTCGTTGCAGGCAGGCGTGGGCCGCGCATGTACGCGTGAGTCTTGAATGGTCTCGGCAATTGGACATTTGTCATAAGCATCGCTAAGTTATGCGCCTGGCGGCGGTCGGGGCCCGACGATTAAGTACGACCGGAACGCTCGGGAGTGGCTATGAGAAGTATCCTGATCATGAACGCGAAGGGCGGGTGCGGAAAAAGCACGATCGCCACGAACCTCGCCGCTTACTACGCTTCCGAGGGCTTCGGCACCGCGCTGGCCGACTTCGACCCGCAGCGTTCCGCGCTCGCCTGGCTCGAGGAGCGCCCGGAGGACTACGGCCCGATCACCGGAATCGAGGGCTTCGATTCGGGGCTCCGCTCCGTCCCGCGCAATACCGAGTACCTGATCATCGACGCGCCGGCACGCTCGCACGGCCGCGAGCTCACCGATCTCGTGAAGCGCGCCGAAAGCATCATCGTGCCCGTGCTTCCGTCGCCGATCGACATCAAGGCGGCCGCGAGCTTCGTCGAGGAGCTTCTCAACGTCCACAAGATTGCGGACAAGAAGGCCAAGGTGGCGCTGGTCGCGAATCGCGTGCGGGACAACACGCTGATCTTCGAGGAGCTCGACGCGTATTTGTCGAAGCTGAAGGTGCCCTACATCGCGACGCTGCGCGAGGCCCAGAACTACATCCGCGCGTACCAGCGCGGCCTCGGCGTGCACGAGCTGCCGCCGTATCTCGCGTGGCCCGACTGGGAGCAGTGGGACCCGCTGCTCGAGTGGCTCGACTCGCGGCGCTCGATGCCGCGCTGACGCCGCCGCGCTCCTGGTGTGGCGTCCCGCAAATACCGATACAGGATGCTTGGCGGGAACGCCGTGGATACATCCCTGTAGGCTCGCTCGCGCGCGTCCATGCGCGCAAGCGTCCCGTCAAGCATCCTGTATCGGTATTTGCGGGACGCGATTCAGCTTAGGAGGGCGCCGGGCCTTCCCCGCCCGCGCCCGGCGCGGGCTTGCCGGCACCCGGGAGGAGGGCTTCGGCCTCGTCATCGTCCTCCTCCTCGTCGCGCTCGCGCCCGCGCCGCGGCGGCGCGAGCGCCGGCAACGGCGTCTCCCCGCCGTCGACGAGCGCGAGGCCCGAGCGGAACGCGAGCGCCGCGCCGTCGTTCTCGCCGAGCCGGTCGAGCAGCCGCCCGTAGAGGGCATAGGACGCGGGCGCCGGGTCGATCGCGATCGCCGATTCGAGATAGCTCCGGGCCTTGCCCCAAAGCTCGTTCACGACGCAAAGGCGGGCCGCGGCGACGAGCAGCGCCGCATCCTCCGGGCGCTGCCGGAGCCACGCCTCGGCGTGGCGCAGCTGCTCCGCCGGTCGATTCGTGCGGATCTCGCCGTAGGCCGCGACGAGCGGCGCCGACCAGCGGCGCTTCAGCGCCGAGCGCAGCTCCCGCTCGGCCTCGTCGCCGAGCCCGAGGCGATCGAGCGCGCGCGCCCGAAGGACCAGCAGCCGCGGCAGCGCGCGGATGTCGGCCGGCAGCGATTTCCAGTAGCGGTCGAGCGCTTCCTGCGTGACCTCGGGCCCCGCGGTGACGCCGCGAAGCGCCTCGGCCGCGGCCTCCTCGAGCAGCTCCGGCGACAGCTGCGCGCGGCCGAGCCGCGGCAAGAGCTCCGCGAGCCGCCGCCGGTCGCCGAGCGCGACGCACGCACGCGCCGCGAGCGCGAGCGCCACCGGATGCTTCGCGGCCGACTCGAGCACCCGCGACGCGGTCGCGAGCGCCCGCTCGTGCTCACCGGCCTCGAGCTGAAGCTCGGCCTGCGTGAGCAGGACGGTCTGCTCGGCGTCCGGCTGCGCCTCGTACGCGATCCGCAGCCATTCGTCGCGGCGCTCGCGCGACCCCTGCCAGTGCGCCGCGCGCGCCGCCATCAGATAGTTCACGAGCGGGGTGCCGCTGCCGCGGGCGCCCTGCGTGAGCAAGCGCTCGCCTTTCGCCCAGTTGCCGTCGGCGAGCTGCATCAGGCCGCGGGTGAGCTTCATGCCGGCACGGCGCGTCCGGCGGTCGGCCAGCGCCGTGCCGAGCGCGCGCGGCGCGCGCCAAATGCCGGCCGCGGCGCGAATCAGCAGGTAGGCCGCCGCGAGCACCAGCACGAGCCCCGGGACGGACATCTCGACGATGTATCCGCGGAAGTCGATCAGCACGTAGCCGCGGTCCTGGAGCAGGAAATGCGCGGCGACCGCGCCGGCGAGCAGGGCGGCGACGACGGCGAGGCCGAAGCGCATCATTCGGCCCCGGCCGAGAGCTCGCGCAGCAGGGCCAGCGAGCCGCCGATGTCCGGGCGGGGCGCGTCGATGACGACGCCGGCGAGCTCGTCCACGAGCGCGGCGGCCGCCTTCACGGCGGCGTCCGCCGCGTCGAAGTCCCGCTCGAGGAGCGCGGCGGCCGCATCGAGGCTGCCGGCGTACGCGTCCGGCTCGCCGCGGAGCGCGGCGATCTGCGCGAGCTGAAGCTCGATCGCGAGCTCGCGGCGCGCAAGGGTGCGCCGCTCGGCCGAGAGCGTGCGCGCGGCCGCTTCCTCGCGGCGCTCGATCGTGACGAGGCTCGAGAGCGCGCGCTTGACGCCGGCGAGCAGCCGGTCGAGGCCGGGCTCCGCCTCCTCCGGCGAAACCTCGGTCGCGTCCGCACCGGCGCGGCCCGCCGCGCGCAACGGCAGCTCGTCGACCCGCGCGGCGAGGCTCGCGAGCCGGAACACGATCCGCTCGACGTCGGGCGGATCGACGGTCCGGAGCGCGACGAGCTCGTCGGCGACCCGCCGCCGCACCTCGGCGAGCGCCGGGTCGGCCAGCGCGCGCAGCCGATCGTCCGCGAGCTCGAGCGCGGCGACGGCGTTGTCCCATCGGCCGCCAAGCGCGAGCTCGGTGTTCGCGACCGTCAGGTAGTACTCCGCCTCGGCCCGCAGCCACGCGTTGCGTGCGTCGATCGATCCGCCCTGGATCGCGTCCAACCGCGACTCGATCGCGGCGAGCCGCGCCGGCCACTCCTCGACGCGCCGCTCGACGTCCGCGAGCTGCGCCGGAAAGTCCGCGATCCGCTCGACCGCCGCATCGACGCGCGCTCCGCTTGCCACCGTGGATTCCGCGAGATCGTCGAGCCGATCCGAGAAGGCGCGCTGCGTCGCCCGCACGCGCTCGAGCGATGCCTCGATCTCGGTGTCCGTGCCGTGCAGCGCGACGTAGAACTGCCGGTACTGCCACCACAGAAGCCCCGCGATCGCGGTCGCGAGCAGCGCGAGCGCCATCGCGAATGCCGCGGCGATCACGGGCCAGGCCCCGGGGGACGAAGAGCGGGGGAGGTTCTCGACGGCGGGTGCGCTTGGGCCGGCCGTCTCGCGCCCGTCGGACGTGTGCTGTTCGGTCATCGTGTGCGTGACGGGGGTGAGTGCGGCGTATTGTCTATGCGCGTGCGCTCACATTCCAGGCCGCTTCCCGTGCCGTGCGCCGAGGCGGCGCTTGAGCTCCCCGAGCTGCCGGCGGCTCACGGGCAACAGCTCCCCGGTGTGCCGCATGCGCAGCGCATAGGACGCGTCGTCGCTCCTCTCGAGCGCGTCGACGTGCTCGACGGCCGCGAGGAGGCTGCGGTGCACGCGCACGAAATCCGCGGCGAACTCTTCCTCGAGCCGGCGGAGCGACTCGTCGATCAGCTCCTCGCCGCGCAGGTGCCGCACCGTCACGTACTTCTGGTCGGCCCGAAAGTAGAGGATTTCCTTGACCGGTATCAGCCGCAGCTCGTCGCGCACGCGGGCCGCGACGTGCCGGCGCGCGGAGAGCGGCCGCGCCGGCGAGGCGATGCCCTCGAGCTGCGGAGGACCGAGCCGCGACGCGTGCTTCAGCGCCGACAGAAGCCGCTCGCGGCGGACCGGCTTCAGCAAGTAGCCGACGGCGTGCGACTCGAAGGCCTCGAGCGCGTACTGATCGTAGGCCGTCGTGAACACGACCGCCGGCGGCGCCGCGAGCGCGCTCAGGTGTCGCGCGGCCTCGATGCCGGTCATGCCCGGCATGCGGATGTCGAGCAGCACGATCGCGGGCTTCAGCCGCGCGACCTCCGCGAGCGCCTCGAGCCCCGACGCGCAGCTGCCGGCGACCCGAAAGCCGTCGAGCTCGCCGATGAGCCGCTCGAGCCGCTCCCGGGCGGGCGGCTCGTCGTCGACGATCAGCACTTCGATCGGCTCGCTCACTGCTCGAGCGGAATTCGAACGGTGACCGCGTAGAGCCCGTTCGCGCTCGCGGTCTCGAGACGGCCGCGATCGCCGTAGGCGAGCCGCAGGCGTTGGCGCAGGTTCTCGAGCGCCTGGCGGTTGCCGGGGCGCTCCTCGGCCTCGGGCGCGACCGGATTCGTGATCGTGAAGACGAGATCGCGGCCCTCGACCCGGCCCGCGATCGTGACGGTCCCGCCCGCATCGAGCGGCTCGATGCCGTGGTAGATCGCGTTCTCGAGAAGCGGCTGGATCGTCAGGCTCGGCACGAGCGCGCGCATCGGCACGGCGGCGACGTCCCAGACCACCTTCAGCCGGTCGCCGATCCGAAGCTCCTCGATGCGCTGATAGATCCGCGAGAGCTCGAGCTCCTCCTTGAGCCGAAGCGGACGGTCCGAGTCGCGCAGCGTCACGCGGAAGAGATCGGCGAGATCCTCGACGGCCTCCTCCGCGCGGCGCGGGTCGGTGCGCGTCAGCGCGGCGATCGTGTTCATGCTGTTGAACAGGAAGTGCGGCCGCATCCTCGCCTGGAGCGCGTGGATGCGCGAGCGCGCCTCGGCGCGGACGTGATGGCGCCACTGGTGCGCGACGAAGAAGTAGCGCAACAGCAGCGCCGCGACGATCACGCAGATCGCCTCCGTCCGCAGCAGGAACGCGGGCGCATCCGACGGAAAGAGCGCGGCACCCGCGAGCGCGGGCTGCCGGGCGCCGAGCCAGAGCGCGAGCGCCGAGAAGACCGCAGCGTTCAGCATCAGCAACACGAAGATCGAGGTCGTCGCGGCCGGCACGGAAAGGCGCGCGAGCCAGCGCCGCGCAAAGCACAGCAGGCCCGCGCCGGTGAGGCCAAGCCACTGCACGAACAGGGACAGGCGGGCGAGGTCCGTCAGAAACGGCGTTTCGGCCGGACGGACGAGCGCGAACACGACGGCGAGGAGCTCCGAGATCAGGACGACCGCGAGCACCATGCGCGGATGACAGAAATCCGGCAGGAAGAAGTCGTCTGCCGGGAGCCTCTGCGGCGGGGATGTCTCGTCGCGGGCCGCCTCGTCAGCCGCACCAGGTCTCGACATCAGCCGCGGCGCGGGCTCGGGCCTCGTCGATCTCGGCGTCATTCAGGTACTCGCGCTCGCCGCTCGGCAGCGTCCGGTAGAGCCGATGCGCGGTGGCGTAGCGCTCCACACGCTCGCGCGCGACGGCGCAATTCTGCGCGCGCTCCTCGGCCGTCGGCTCGGGCCGCGCGCTCTCGGTCTGCGAGGCCTGCCCGGCGTCTTCCGCCGGCTGGGCCTCGGCCGGGCGGGCGGGCACCGGCGGCGGGGGAGGCGCGGTGTGCACGACGCCGGCGTGTGACGTCACGACCAGCACCGGCGTGGCCCCGGCCTCGAGCGGCCGGTCGCTGTAGACGACCGTGCCGTCCGGGCTGATCGAACGATAAACCACGTCGTCCGCCGATACGATCGCGGCGACGAGCGCCAACGACA
Above is a genomic segment from Gammaproteobacteria bacterium containing:
- a CDS encoding LytTR family DNA-binding domain-containing protein, with product MEVLIVDDEPPARERLERLIGELDGFRVAGSCASGLEALAEVARLKPAIVLLDIRMPGMTGIEAARHLSALAAPPAVVFTTAYDQYALEAFESHAVGYLLKPVRRERLLSALKHASRLGPPQLEGIASPARPLSARRHVAARVRDELRLIPVKEILYFRADQKYVTVRHLRGEELIDESLRRLEEEFAADFVRVHRSLLAAVEHVDALERSDDASYALRMRHTGELLPVSRRQLGELKRRLGARHGKRPGM
- a CDS encoding sensor histidine kinase, which codes for MSRPGAADEAARDETSPPQRLPADDFFLPDFCHPRMVLAVVLISELLAVVFALVRPAETPFLTDLARLSLFVQWLGLTGAGLLCFARRWLARLSVPAATTSIFVLLMLNAAVFSALALWLGARQPALAGAALFPSDAPAFLLRTEAICVIVAALLLRYFFVAHQWRHHVRAEARSRIHALQARMRPHFLFNSMNTIAALTRTDPRRAEEAVEDLADLFRVTLRDSDRPLRLKEELELSRIYQRIEELRIGDRLKVVWDVAAVPMRALVPSLTIQPLLENAIYHGIEPLDAGGTVTIAGRVEGRDLVFTITNPVAPEAEERPGNRQALENLRQRLRLAYGDRGRLETASANGLYAVTVRIPLEQ